One Campylobacter concisus DNA segment encodes these proteins:
- a CDS encoding S41 family peptidase, translating into MTGAILISSVAVNALFAKTEDEASAKLEALSKLTKTISTVEKYYVDDIKFKEIIDKAIAGLMQNLDAHSSFLNEKAYKDMQVQTSGEFGGLGITVGMKDSALTVISPIEDTPADKAGIKAGDIILRIDGNSTIGTTIDEAVNKMRGKPKTPITITILRKGEQKPFDVKIIRDLIKVESVYAKMIENENILYIRVTNFDKNVVTKVKDAIKEHPKANGIILDLRNNPGGLLNQAVDLVDLFVDNGIIVSQKGRDASENVEYKASASKTLSKLPLVVLVNGGSASASEIVSGSLQDHKRAVIIGENTFGKGSVQVILPIDDTEALRLTIARYYLPSGRTIQAVGVTPDVVVHPGKVPQSDDSAFNIKESELKAHLKSELNKINPTSEGNKTEAKDDKNIITQKKVDEDIQLKTAIDTIKILKIKQQ; encoded by the coding sequence ATAACAGGCGCCATACTCATCTCAAGCGTAGCAGTAAATGCACTTTTTGCTAAAACTGAAGATGAGGCGAGTGCGAAACTTGAAGCACTTTCAAAACTTACAAAAACCATCTCAACTGTTGAAAAATACTACGTTGATGACATTAAATTTAAAGAGATAATCGACAAAGCCATCGCTGGTTTGATGCAAAATTTAGATGCTCACTCGAGCTTTTTAAATGAAAAAGCATATAAAGATATGCAGGTGCAAACAAGCGGAGAATTTGGCGGACTTGGCATAACAGTTGGCATGAAAGATAGCGCACTAACCGTTATCTCGCCTATCGAGGACACTCCAGCTGATAAAGCAGGCATAAAAGCAGGCGATATTATACTAAGAATCGATGGCAACTCGACTATCGGCACAACGATAGATGAAGCCGTAAATAAAATGCGCGGTAAACCAAAAACCCCGATAACAATTACTATTTTGAGAAAAGGCGAGCAAAAGCCATTTGACGTAAAGATCATAAGAGATCTTATAAAAGTTGAGTCTGTCTATGCAAAAATGATAGAAAATGAAAACATCCTTTATATACGCGTCACAAATTTCGACAAAAACGTCGTCACAAAGGTCAAAGATGCTATCAAAGAGCATCCAAAAGCAAATGGCATCATACTTGATCTTAGAAACAACCCTGGCGGTCTTTTAAATCAAGCTGTCGATCTAGTGGATCTTTTCGTAGATAACGGCATCATCGTATCTCAAAAGGGTCGTGATGCATCTGAAAATGTAGAGTATAAAGCAAGCGCTAGCAAAACTCTCTCAAAACTCCCGCTAGTTGTCCTTGTAAATGGCGGAAGCGCAAGTGCTAGCGAGATCGTCAGTGGCTCACTGCAAGATCATAAGCGTGCGGTGATAATTGGCGAAAACACATTTGGCAAAGGCAGCGTTCAGGTGATCTTACCAATAGACGACACTGAAGCGCTAAGACTAACCATTGCAAGATACTACTTGCCAAGCGGCAGAACTATCCAAGCAGTTGGCGTCACGCCTGATGTAGTCGTGCATCCTGGCAAAGTGCCACAAAGCGATGATAGTGCATTTAACATCAAAGAGAGCGAACTAAAAGCACATCTAAAGAGCGAACTAAACAAGATAAATCCAACAAGTGAAGGCAATAAAACTGAAGCAAAAGATGATAAAAACATAATCACACAGAAAAAAGTTGATGAGGATATTCAGTTAAAAACAGCGATTGATACGATCAAAATTTTAAAGATAAAACAACAATAA
- the purC gene encoding phosphoribosylaminoimidazolesuccinocarboxamide synthase, with protein sequence MQKRELIYEGKGKKMYATDDPNLLVAEFKDDLTAFDAQKRGNEAGKGALNNKISTQLFKLLESKGIVTDLVETISDTEQVVKKCEIIPLEVVVRNIATGSLSKRLGIKEGTVLPFTLVEFYYKNDDLHDPLVTDEHCIIMGLVKSEKDLQTLRHTAREINSILFKFFAERNLKLVDFKVEFGIDKDGNIILADEISPDSCRFWDATTNEKLDKDRFRQDLGSVKVAYEEVLRRILS encoded by the coding sequence ATGCAAAAAAGAGAGCTTATCTACGAGGGAAAAGGCAAGAAAATGTACGCCACAGACGATCCAAATCTACTTGTGGCTGAATTTAAAGACGATTTAACAGCATTTGACGCTCAAAAAAGAGGCAACGAAGCTGGCAAAGGCGCACTAAATAACAAAATCTCTACTCAGCTTTTTAAACTGCTAGAGAGCAAAGGTATCGTGACTGACCTAGTTGAAACGATCAGCGACACCGAGCAAGTGGTCAAAAAATGCGAGATCATACCTCTTGAAGTTGTTGTGAGAAATATCGCAACTGGCTCACTTAGCAAAAGGCTTGGCATAAAAGAAGGCACAGTTCTACCTTTTACACTTGTTGAGTTCTACTACAAAAACGACGATTTGCACGATCCACTAGTTACTGACGAGCACTGCATCATCATGGGTCTAGTAAAAAGCGAAAAAGATCTTCAAACTCTAAGACACACAGCAAGAGAGATCAACTCTATCTTATTTAAATTCTTTGCAGAGAGAAATTTAAAACTAGTTGATTTCAAAGTTGAATTTGGTATCGACAAAGATGGCAACATCATCTTAGCTGACGAGATAAGCCCTGATAGCTGCAGATTTTGGGATGCAACAACAAATGAAAAACTTGATAAAGATAGATTTAGACAAGACCTTGGTAGCGTAAAAGTAGCTTACGAAGAAGTTTTAAGAAGAATTCTTTCTTAA
- the purS gene encoding phosphoribosylformylglycinamidine synthase subunit PurS, producing MKAVVNIALRSGVLDPAGKAVEHALNSLGFSGVSNVRIGKQIVLDIDESDKNKAKEQLKVMCEELLANTVIEDYEIVL from the coding sequence ATGAAAGCTGTCGTAAATATAGCATTAAGAAGTGGGGTCTTAGACCCTGCTGGTAAGGCAGTGGAGCACGCGCTAAATTCGCTTGGATTTAGCGGTGTTTCAAATGTCAGGATAGGCAAACAAATCGTTTTAGACATCGACGAGAGCGATAAAAACAAAGCAAAAGAGCAGCTAAAAGTGATGTGTGAAGAGCTTCTAGCAAACACCGTCATCGAAGACTACGAGATCGTGCTATGA
- the purQ gene encoding phosphoribosylformylglycinamidine synthase I, with the protein MKVAIILFPGTNCEEDTAHAFKLLGCQTQIIWHKEDKIDADLVVLPGGFSYGDYLRTAAIAKFSPAMQAVKEHAKKGGYILGICNGFQMLLELGLLKGAMRRNENLNFVSKYHHLKVISNNNKFLANLAKNEVVNIPIAHGEGNYYTDEDTLKSLYDNEQVLLKYCDSHGNEINPNGSVDSIAGICDESKRIFGLMPHPERACEKILGTDDGMKMLKGLVW; encoded by the coding sequence ATGAAAGTAGCGATCATACTTTTTCCCGGCACAAACTGCGAAGAAGACACAGCTCACGCTTTTAAACTACTTGGCTGCCAAACGCAGATCATCTGGCACAAAGAAGATAAGATCGATGCTGATCTAGTCGTTTTGCCTGGTGGTTTTAGCTACGGCGACTACTTAAGAACGGCTGCGATAGCTAAATTTAGCCCAGCTATGCAGGCTGTAAAAGAGCATGCGAAAAAAGGTGGCTACATATTAGGAATTTGCAATGGCTTTCAGATGCTTCTAGAGCTTGGACTTTTAAAAGGTGCGATGAGAAGAAATGAAAATTTAAATTTCGTCTCAAAATATCACCATCTAAAAGTGATCTCAAATAACAATAAATTCCTAGCAAATTTAGCCAAAAACGAAGTAGTAAATATCCCTATCGCTCACGGCGAGGGCAACTACTATACCGACGAAGATACACTAAAAAGCCTATATGATAACGAGCAAGTCCTGCTAAAGTACTGTGACAGCCACGGCAATGAGATAAATCCAAATGGCTCAGTTGATAGCATAGCTGGGATTTGCGATGAGAGTAAGAGGATTTTTGGTCTTATGCCTCACCCAGAGCGTGCTTGCGAGAAAATTTTAGGCACAGATGATGGCATGAAGATGTTAAAAGGGCTAGTTTGGTAA
- a CDS encoding SH3 domain-containing protein has translation MVKRTLFIALLALNLFAANTDEVSVFDMMDEAREDKFVNSQASKPQTKTPSEEDISRKLVSPRSIAPQPERITPEQMRNIVPTNEPDISIPDNQVYDKIKIKDLLLKATNIPKNVVVGEIFSVEIVADTQSDLEFEFETQLDETNIKWLNKKNFQWVKGDENKYIGTFYLEATSIDAKTLRVSLDLKRNGENYQNSNINIFLPKLKELRSDENYNHIVADNLEVKKFKTTKFDDINNIMVVEIYGNNVDLSAFNIENKTILKQGVDTINGDFNSQSAYYFAVFKPNKKTLDFNYYNLKKAKFESFSLPVSVEEDEVSTQIGLNPKQSEFSTYKDITIYSLVAIFILLAIWRRKLSYFFVAAVFIALGIYTYNPFGKAVLKPDVSVTILPTKNSTVFYTSRKNENVEILDTKDDYSKILFADGKIGWVRKGDLVKN, from the coding sequence TTGGTAAAACGAACACTTTTTATCGCCCTACTCGCGCTAAATTTATTTGCTGCAAACACTGATGAAGTCAGCGTTTTTGACATGATGGATGAGGCAAGAGAGGATAAATTTGTAAATAGCCAAGCATCAAAGCCACAAACAAAGACTCCAAGCGAAGAAGATATATCAAGAAAACTCGTCTCTCCACGCTCTATAGCCCCACAGCCAGAGCGTATCACTCCAGAGCAGATGCGAAATATCGTCCCGACAAACGAACCAGATATCAGCATCCCTGATAATCAAGTCTATGACAAGATCAAGATAAAAGACCTCCTTTTAAAAGCGACAAATATCCCTAAAAATGTCGTAGTAGGAGAAATTTTTAGCGTTGAGATCGTGGCTGATACGCAAAGTGACCTTGAGTTTGAGTTTGAGACACAGCTTGATGAGACAAATATCAAATGGTTAAATAAGAAGAATTTTCAATGGGTAAAAGGCGATGAGAACAAATATATCGGCACTTTCTACCTTGAAGCAACGAGCATTGACGCAAAGACTTTACGAGTTAGCTTGGATCTAAAAAGAAATGGTGAGAACTATCAAAACTCAAACATAAATATCTTTTTACCAAAGCTAAAAGAGCTTAGAAGTGACGAAAACTACAACCACATCGTCGCTGATAACCTTGAGGTAAAGAAATTTAAAACGACTAAATTTGATGATATAAACAACATCATGGTCGTTGAAATTTATGGCAACAATGTCGATCTAAGCGCCTTTAATATCGAAAATAAAACGATCCTAAAGCAAGGCGTAGATACGATAAATGGCGACTTTAACTCACAAAGTGCATATTATTTTGCAGTATTTAAGCCAAACAAAAAGACACTTGACTTTAACTACTACAACCTAAAAAAAGCTAAATTTGAGAGCTTTTCACTGCCTGTGAGCGTCGAAGAGGACGAGGTTAGCACGCAAATCGGTCTAAATCCAAAGCAAAGCGAATTTAGCACTTACAAAGATATCACGATCTACTCTTTGGTCGCTATCTTTATCTTGCTAGCGATCTGGCGAAGAAAGCTAAGCTACTTCTTTGTGGCAGCTGTTTTTATCGCACTAGGGATTTACACTTACAATCCTTTTGGCAAAGCAGTGCTTAAGCCAGATGTGAGTGTCACTATCTTGCCGACTAAAAATTCAACCGTTTTTTATACATCTCGTAAAAACGAAAATGTTGAAATTTTAGACACAAAAGATGACTACTCAAAAATTTTATTCGCAGATGGCAAAATCGGCTGGGTAAGAAAGGGTGATCTTGTCAAAAATTAG
- a CDS encoding lysophospholipid acyltransferase family protein, with protein MSKIRAFFFSIEFVISVVIVVFFMWLFNSKNRAIRKFWGRSQRFFGGYKLEVIGKFSDEANILLINHQSMLDIIVLEEIHPKNICWIAKAQIGKIPIIGKILSLPKMIAVERENKHSLIKLLSEAKDRVENGRVLAIFPEGTRSQTKELLPFKGGAKLLVEKLNLKVQPIVIVGSDAMKVKEFSFKKADIKLFCLDLVDTSKQNWLEATRESMQKVLDENRK; from the coding sequence TTGTCAAAAATTAGAGCTTTTTTCTTTTCTATTGAATTTGTGATAAGCGTTGTTATCGTCGTATTTTTTATGTGGCTCTTTAACTCTAAAAATAGAGCCATAAGAAAATTTTGGGGCAGATCGCAGAGATTTTTTGGCGGATATAAGCTAGAAGTTATCGGTAAATTTAGCGACGAAGCAAATATCTTGCTGATAAATCACCAAAGTATGCTTGATATCATCGTGCTTGAAGAGATTCATCCTAAAAACATCTGCTGGATCGCAAAGGCGCAGATAGGCAAGATCCCAATCATAGGTAAAATTTTGAGCCTCCCAAAGATGATAGCGGTCGAGCGAGAAAATAAGCACTCGCTAATAAAACTTTTAAGCGAAGCAAAAGACAGAGTAGAAAACGGCCGTGTTTTAGCGATATTTCCAGAAGGCACAAGGTCTCAAACTAAAGAGCTCTTGCCATTTAAAGGTGGCGCAAAGCTGCTAGTTGAAAAGCTAAATTTAAAGGTTCAACCTATCGTAATCGTCGGAAGCGATGCGATGAAAGTAAAAGAATTTAGCTTTAAAAAAGCTGACATCAAGCTCTTTTGTCTTGATCTAGTCGATACTTCAAAACAAAACTGGCTAGAGGCGACTAGAGAGAGCATGCAAAAAGTCCTAGACGAAAATAGAAAATAA
- the lpxD gene encoding UDP-3-O-(3-hydroxymyristoyl)glucosamine N-acyltransferase, translating into MKLSEIALKVDATFSGEDLEIFALNSLKNANKAELTYCDGEKNAKFISTSNAGAILVTKSLLDLVPAGMVVLVCDNPHLAFAILSKIYAKPLFCEPKPSNIAQSATIMPNVYIGSNVSVGENTIVMAGAFLGDNVTIGKNCIIHPNVVIYNDCVIGNECHLLANCVIGSDGFGYAHTKTGEHVKIYHNGNVVLGDFVEIGACTTIDRGVFESTMIANYTKIDNLVQIGHNCELGNGCLIVSQTGLAGSTVLGRNVVMGGQSGSAGHVSVGDFAQIAARGGVSKDLPGGKKYAGAYPIMELSEQFKFQAKILRFFKKN; encoded by the coding sequence ATGAAACTAAGCGAAATAGCCTTAAAAGTAGATGCTACTTTTAGTGGAGAAGATCTTGAAATTTTTGCTCTAAATTCTTTAAAAAATGCAAATAAAGCTGAGCTAACATACTGCGATGGCGAGAAAAATGCTAAATTTATAAGCACTTCAAACGCTGGAGCTATCTTGGTGACAAAATCGCTTTTAGACTTAGTACCAGCTGGCATGGTAGTGCTTGTGTGCGACAACCCGCACCTTGCATTTGCCATCCTTAGTAAAATTTACGCTAAGCCGCTTTTTTGCGAGCCAAAACCATCAAATATCGCCCAGAGCGCCACTATAATGCCAAATGTCTATATAGGCTCAAACGTGAGCGTGGGCGAAAATACGATAGTGATGGCTGGGGCGTTTTTGGGCGATAACGTAACTATCGGTAAAAACTGCATCATCCATCCAAACGTCGTCATCTATAATGACTGCGTCATCGGCAATGAGTGCCACCTGCTAGCAAACTGCGTTATAGGCAGCGACGGCTTTGGCTATGCGCATACAAAAACTGGCGAGCATGTGAAAATTTATCACAATGGCAACGTTGTTTTGGGTGATTTTGTCGAGATCGGCGCTTGCACGACGATAGATCGTGGCGTTTTTGAAAGCACGATGATCGCAAACTACACAAAGATAGACAATCTCGTTCAAATAGGCCACAACTGCGAGCTTGGAAATGGCTGCCTCATCGTCTCACAAACTGGACTTGCTGGCTCAACAGTGCTAGGCAGAAACGTCGTCATGGGCGGACAAAGCGGTTCAGCTGGTCACGTAAGCGTCGGAGACTTCGCTCAGATCGCGGCACGAGGCGGCGTTAGCAAAGACCTGCCTGGCGGCAAAAAATATGCTGGAGCTTATCCGATAATGGAGCTTTCAGAGCAGTTTAAATTTCAAGCAAAGATATTGAGATTTTTTAAGAAAAACTAA
- the ilvN gene encoding acetolactate synthase small subunit: protein MRRTISVIVLNEHGVLARISGLFAGRGYNIDTLTVAPIPESNFSRLSIVTSGDERVLEQIVKQLHKLIPTYKVIESGEFVEKEMALVKIPLGENFAGLEAILKTYNGIVTNTNENYIVVMVADDASRVESFLKSIKKFNPVDVVRGGSVIMDI from the coding sequence ATCAGAAGAACGATTTCGGTTATAGTTTTAAATGAACATGGCGTTTTGGCTAGAATTTCTGGGCTTTTTGCGGGCAGGGGCTACAACATCGACACGCTCACAGTCGCTCCGATACCTGAGAGCAACTTCTCAAGACTAAGCATAGTCACAAGCGGCGATGAGAGGGTTTTAGAGCAGATCGTAAAACAGCTTCACAAGCTAATCCCAACATACAAAGTCATAGAAAGTGGCGAATTTGTCGAAAAAGAGATGGCTCTTGTGAAAATCCCGCTTGGTGAAAATTTTGCGGGCCTTGAGGCGATACTAAAGACATATAATGGCATCGTCACAAATACAAACGAAAACTACATCGTCGTCATGGTGGCTGACGATGCGAGCAGAGTAGAGAGCTTTTTAAAATCGATAAAGAAATTTAACCCAGTTGATGTCGTGCGCGGCGGATCTGTGATAATGGATATATGA
- a CDS encoding acetolactate synthase large subunit produces MKQISGSQMISEALHEEGVEIVFGYPGGAALNIYDETYKQTYFKHVLVRHEQAAVHAADGYARVSGKVGVAFVTSGPGFTNAVTGLATAYSDSIPVVLISGQVPTFMIGTDAFQEIDAVGISRPCVKHNFLVNSVEELPRIIKEAFYIARSGRPGPVHIDIPKNVTSKLGDFVYPKEISIPSYKPTYKGNQKQIKKAAAAINEAKRPLLYIGGGAVASGASEIIRKFMKKTGIPAVETLMALGVLDAKDELNLGMAGMHGSYASNMALSECDLLISLGARFCDRVTGKTDEFAKHAKIIHIDIDPSSISKIINAHYPIVGDLANVLSELYEEVKGEPKNYAPWREILDRYQKLNPLGYTDSDKVLKPQWVVEETAKIVGPEAIIATDVGQHQMWVAQFYPFNRARQLVTSGGLGTMGYGLPAAIGAKCAMPEHLVVNFTGDGSILMNIQELMTAYETNVPVINIILNNNFLGMVRQWQTFFYEKRYSSTDLSLQPDFVKIVEGFGGVGFVCKSKDEFKKALKEAIKSKKSALIDVRIDRFEDVLPMVPAGAAIYNMILKSKEEK; encoded by the coding sequence ATAAAACAAATTTCTGGTTCGCAGATGATAAGCGAAGCCTTGCACGAAGAGGGCGTTGAGATAGTTTTTGGCTATCCTGGCGGTGCAGCTTTAAATATCTACGACGAGACATATAAACAAACTTATTTTAAGCATGTCTTGGTTCGCCACGAGCAAGCGGCCGTGCACGCAGCAGACGGATACGCTAGGGTTAGCGGAAAAGTGGGCGTTGCATTTGTAACAAGCGGTCCTGGCTTTACAAACGCAGTGACAGGCCTTGCTACGGCTTACAGCGACAGCATCCCAGTTGTGCTTATAAGCGGTCAAGTACCAACCTTTATGATCGGCACAGATGCCTTTCAAGAGATCGATGCGGTCGGAATTTCACGCCCCTGTGTCAAACACAACTTCTTAGTAAATAGTGTCGAGGAGCTACCTCGCATCATAAAAGAGGCGTTTTACATCGCAAGATCAGGCCGTCCAGGACCAGTTCATATCGACATCCCAAAAAACGTAACTTCAAAGCTTGGCGACTTTGTCTATCCAAAAGAAATTTCTATCCCAAGCTACAAGCCGACCTATAAAGGCAACCAAAAGCAGATCAAAAAAGCAGCTGCTGCGATAAATGAAGCAAAAAGACCACTTCTTTACATCGGTGGCGGCGCAGTCGCATCTGGAGCAAGCGAGATCATACGTAAATTTATGAAAAAAACTGGCATCCCAGCGGTCGAGACACTTATGGCTCTTGGCGTACTTGATGCAAAAGATGAGCTAAATTTAGGCATGGCAGGCATGCATGGCAGCTACGCTTCAAATATGGCGCTTAGCGAGTGCGACCTTCTTATCTCGCTTGGAGCTAGATTTTGCGATAGGGTCACAGGCAAAACTGACGAGTTTGCCAAACATGCAAAGATCATTCATATCGACATCGATCCAAGCTCTATCTCAAAGATCATAAATGCTCACTATCCGATAGTTGGCGACCTTGCAAACGTGCTAAGCGAGCTTTATGAGGAGGTGAAAGGTGAGCCTAAAAACTATGCGCCTTGGAGAGAAATTTTAGATAGATATCAAAAGCTAAATCCACTTGGTTACACAGATAGCGACAAGGTCTTAAAGCCTCAATGGGTAGTTGAAGAGACCGCAAAGATAGTTGGTCCTGAGGCTATCATCGCAACTGACGTTGGTCAGCACCAGATGTGGGTGGCGCAGTTTTATCCATTTAACCGCGCAAGGCAGCTTGTCACAAGTGGCGGTCTTGGCACGATGGGATACGGCCTCCCTGCAGCGATCGGCGCAAAGTGTGCGATGCCTGAACATTTGGTTGTAAATTTTACAGGCGATGGCTCGATACTTATGAATATCCAAGAGCTAATGACTGCTTATGAGACAAATGTCCCTGTCATAAACATCATCTTAAACAACAACTTCCTAGGCATGGTGCGCCAGTGGCAGACATTTTTCTATGAAAAGCGCTACTCATCGACTGACCTTAGCCTTCAGCCTGATTTTGTCAAGATCGTTGAGGGATTTGGCGGTGTTGGCTTTGTATGCAAGAGCAAAGATGAGTTTAAAAAGGCTTTAAAAGAGGCGATCAAGAGTAAAAAATCAGCTCTTATTGACGTGAGGATCGACCGCTTTGAGGATGTGCTTCCTATGGTTCCAGCTGGGGCTGCGATTTATAATATGATATTAAAGAGCAAGGAAGAAAAATGA
- the mnmH gene encoding tRNA 2-selenouridine(34) synthase MnmH, whose translation MALFEIDIDQWLEKRGEFEVLIDARSPHEYAYSHIKDALNLYALDDAEHKEVGTIYKSDRALAKSLGAKYICKNLQNIIDEVYKRAKVGSAVGIYCAKGGLRSSSVGFVLSMIGYRIYRLNGGYKAYRNHVLEFLERPLSTKFITLFGNTGCYKSKLIRALSPSIDLEAMANHLGSVFGAINGAQPSQKSFEDALFEELSALKDQICFIEGESRRIGSLTLPKSLYEAMRSGICVEVSASLENRISCITSDYESVDKTFFDECIKKISPFIDKEARDEAVAKFNENDIAKVAEILLTKYYDKVYKKNEKIDVFVSSDNLDEAVKKLNLIRDEAKF comes from the coding sequence GTGGCGTTATTTGAGATTGATATCGATCAGTGGCTTGAAAAAAGAGGCGAGTTTGAAGTCCTAATAGACGCTAGATCGCCGCATGAGTATGCCTACTCGCACATAAAAGATGCTCTAAATTTATACGCGCTTGATGATGCTGAGCACAAAGAGGTAGGCACGATCTACAAAAGCGACAGAGCCCTAGCAAAGAGCCTTGGTGCAAAATACATCTGCAAAAATTTGCAAAATATCATCGACGAGGTCTATAAAAGGGCTAAGGTTGGCTCAGCGGTTGGGATATACTGCGCAAAGGGCGGACTTAGATCAAGCTCGGTTGGCTTTGTGCTAAGCATGATAGGATATAGAATTTATAGGCTAAATGGTGGCTATAAGGCATATAGAAACCATGTTTTGGAGTTTTTAGAGCGTCCTTTAAGTACGAAATTTATCACTCTTTTTGGCAACACTGGCTGCTATAAAAGTAAGCTCATAAGGGCACTTTCGCCATCAATAGACCTTGAAGCGATGGCAAATCACTTAGGCTCAGTTTTTGGCGCGATAAACGGCGCGCAACCAAGCCAAAAAAGCTTTGAAGATGCGTTGTTTGAGGAGCTTTCTGCACTAAAAGATCAAATTTGCTTTATCGAGGGCGAGAGCAGAAGGATCGGCTCACTAACACTTCCAAAAAGTCTTTATGAGGCGATGCGAAGTGGCATCTGCGTCGAGGTTAGCGCGAGCTTGGAAAATAGAATTTCTTGCATCACAAGCGACTATGAAAGTGTGGATAAAACCTTTTTTGATGAGTGCATAAAGAAAATTTCGCCCTTTATCGACAAAGAGGCCAGAGATGAGGCGGTGGCCAAATTTAACGAAAACGACATCGCCAAAGTGGCTGAAATTTTACTCACAAAATACTACGACAAGGTCTATAAGAAAAATGAAAAGATTGATGTTTTTGTAAGCTCTGATAATCTTGACGAGGCTGTAAAAAAGCTAAATTTGATAAGAGATGAGGCTAAATTTTAA
- a CDS encoding HIT family protein produces MQHLCAPWRSEYFSAKKDSCVFCEVINSKEDDEKNGVLFRAKHCFGIMNLYPYSPGHFMIIPNHHTDKIEELDEQTWFEMSKFVRLGVEILKRELHAQGVNIGMNLGKAAGAGIAEHVHYHLVPRWSGDTNFITTIADVRVNGTPFHPLYQKLKKAFSGVI; encoded by the coding sequence ATGCAGCACCTTTGTGCCCCTTGGAGAAGCGAGTATTTCAGCGCAAAAAAAGATAGTTGCGTCTTTTGCGAGGTCATAAACTCAAAAGAAGACGACGAGAAAAATGGCGTGCTTTTTCGTGCTAAGCACTGCTTTGGGATCATGAATTTATACCCATATTCGCCAGGACATTTTATGATCATACCAAACCACCACACCGACAAGATCGAGGAGCTTGACGAGCAGACGTGGTTTGAGATGAGTAAATTTGTAAGGCTTGGGGTTGAAATTTTAAAGCGTGAGCTTCACGCTCAGGGCGTAAATATCGGTATGAATTTAGGTAAGGCAGCAGGCGCTGGCATAGCTGAGCATGTGCACTATCACCTTGTGCCAAGGTGGAGCGGGGATACAAATTTCATCACGACGATCGCTGATGTTAGGGTAAATGGCACGCCGTTTCATCCGCTTTATCAAAAGCTAAAAAAGGCTTTTAGTGGCGTTATTTGA
- the trpC gene encoding indole-3-glycerol phosphate synthase TrpC → MILDEIIKKTKEDLKKRKADYPQEWLGRSLAYNPYVPRDVLGALRSSKDEPIKIIAEIKKASPSKGVIREDFEPIKIAQEYEQHANAFSILTEPHWFKGDIEYITQVRRYASRPILRKDFIVDKYQILEALVYGADFILLIAKALTQGELKELLEYAHHLGLEVLVETHDASDVKKAVFAGANIIGINHRNLDDFTMDMSLCEKLVPLLPNGKIIVAESGLYEHEQLRELSKIGVDAFLIGEHFMRQDDIKNAVKKIKEGE, encoded by the coding sequence ATGATACTTGATGAGATCATAAAAAAGACAAAAGAGGATCTAAAAAAGCGAAAAGCTGACTATCCACAGGAGTGGCTAGGTCGCTCTCTAGCATACAACCCATACGTGCCAAGAGACGTTTTGGGCGCACTTAGATCAAGTAAAGATGAGCCTATAAAGATCATAGCTGAGATAAAAAAAGCAAGCCCAAGCAAAGGTGTGATAAGAGAGGACTTCGAGCCGATCAAGATCGCTCAGGAGTACGAGCAGCACGCAAACGCTTTTAGTATCCTAACTGAGCCTCATTGGTTTAAGGGCGACATCGAGTACATCACTCAGGTTCGCCGCTACGCATCAAGGCCGATCCTTAGAAAAGACTTTATCGTTGATAAGTATCAAATTTTAGAAGCTCTTGTTTATGGAGCGGACTTTATCCTGCTTATCGCTAAAGCGCTAACACAAGGCGAGCTAAAAGAGCTACTTGAGTACGCACACCACTTGGGGCTTGAGGTCTTAGTAGAGACACATGACGCGAGCGATGTGAAAAAGGCAGTCTTTGCAGGAGCAAATATAATAGGTATAAATCATAGAAATTTAGATGATTTTACGATGGATATGAGCCTTTGCGAGAAGCTCGTGCCGCTTTTGCCAAATGGCAAGATAATAGTCGCAGAAAGCGGACTTTACGAGCATGAGCAGCTTCGCGAGCTAAGTAAGATCGGAGTTGATGCCTTCTTGATCGGAGAGCATTTTATGAGGCAAGATGATATAAAAAATGCCGTTAAAAAGATAAAGGAGGGCGAGTGA